Proteins from one Planctomycetia bacterium genomic window:
- a CDS encoding LysM domain-containing protein, which yields MDQETQPPPLKAVVIFVVLVVAIVAALTFKRKPESSAENGVAPQRITVKKPPMTEGPGTHLLGKINRAPSVDVVSEQRGPVDLVAPPPALAKSFPQEPLSDVSAGTSSAWRDETDSSAGAGQRKHRVMDGDTLASLADRYLGDPARAGEFLKANRALISNPELLPIGVELVIPARSESPSDDDEELAPVAPSNSTGR from the coding sequence ATGGATCAAGAAACCCAGCCGCCGCCGCTCAAGGCCGTGGTGATCTTTGTCGTGCTCGTAGTCGCGATCGTCGCGGCCCTGACGTTCAAGCGCAAGCCGGAAAGCTCGGCCGAGAACGGCGTTGCGCCGCAGCGCATCACGGTGAAGAAGCCGCCGATGACCGAGGGGCCAGGCACGCATCTCTTGGGCAAGATCAACCGCGCGCCCTCCGTTGACGTTGTATCGGAACAGCGCGGGCCGGTGGACCTGGTTGCGCCGCCTCCCGCGTTAGCCAAGTCCTTTCCGCAAGAGCCGCTGAGCGACGTGTCCGCCGGCACGTCTAGCGCATGGAGAGACGAGACCGATTCGTCGGCAGGCGCGGGACAGCGCAAGCACCGCGTCATGGATGGGGACACCTTGGCGTCCCTAGCGGATCGGTACTTGGGAGATCCCGCCCGGGCGGGCGAGTTCTTGAAGGCCAACCGAGCGTTGATCTCGAATCCAGAGCTATTGCCGATTGGCGTCGAACTCGTCATTCCGGCGCGCAGCGAGTCGCCTTCCGACGACGATGAAGAACTTGCGCCGGTGGCCCCGAGCAACTCGACCGGTCGATAG
- a CDS encoding DUF6677 family protein produces the protein MAKNPVIVTAPDGSRINLRDPFVAGFLAWLIPGAGHLYQGRTTKGIIFLTCILGTFAYGVFIGGSQVVYASLRAEDYYRLSFVGQAAVGLPALPALVQHFRVERKQPPLWNGWMAPPDVIKRGNPGMSELDRLQGDPGRDFDLGTTFTIIAGLLNVLAIYDAAKGPMFMPPDEREAKRKAAEGNTSTEPGTGS, from the coding sequence GTGGCCAAGAATCCCGTGATCGTCACCGCGCCGGACGGCAGCCGGATCAACTTACGAGATCCCTTCGTGGCCGGTTTTTTGGCCTGGCTCATCCCTGGCGCGGGGCATCTCTACCAGGGTCGGACCACGAAAGGCATCATCTTCCTGACGTGCATCCTGGGCACCTTCGCCTATGGCGTCTTTATCGGCGGATCGCAGGTCGTCTACGCCTCGCTGCGGGCGGAAGATTACTACCGCCTTTCGTTCGTGGGCCAGGCCGCCGTGGGCTTGCCGGCGTTGCCGGCGCTGGTGCAGCATTTCCGCGTCGAACGCAAACAGCCGCCGCTGTGGAACGGCTGGATGGCCCCGCCGGACGTCATCAAACGCGGCAATCCAGGGATGTCGGAATTGGATCGCCTGCAGGGCGACCCCGGGCGCGATTTCGACTTGGGAACGACGTTTACGATCATCGCCGGGCTGCTCAATGTGCTGGCGATTTACGATGCCGCCAAGGGACCGATGTTCATGCCGCCGGACGAGCGCGAAGCCAAGCGCAAAGCCGCGGAGGGAAATACGTCGACCGAACCAGGCACGGGGAGTTAA